A region of Faecalibacterium taiwanense DNA encodes the following proteins:
- a CDS encoding YodL domain-containing protein has product MQQKWNQNFDGEPMTDIPQKFLNAGCDVYMVMQLRHDEKILDERFASMRELNRRGKTPDPEHYEVTYYADLPAMWQDVPNNEVLEELFQVFNLSRPQDFEGHSLSVSDVIALKRNGDVSVHYVDSIGFKDLQGFLDKQPERPSVLMNLKEKCDAPECNPTVCRKARDEHEL; this is encoded by the coding sequence ATGCAGCAAAAATGGAACCAGAATTTTGACGGTGAACCCATGACGGACATCCCACAGAAATTTCTGAACGCAGGGTGCGATGTTTATATGGTGATGCAGCTGCGGCATGACGAAAAAATCCTCGATGAAAGATTTGCTTCTATGCGGGAGTTGAATCGTCGGGGCAAAACGCCCGACCCGGAGCATTACGAGGTCACCTACTATGCTGATCTGCCCGCCATGTGGCAGGATGTGCCGAACAACGAGGTTTTGGAAGAACTGTTTCAGGTGTTCAACCTCTCCCGTCCGCAGGATTTTGAGGGACACAGCCTGTCGGTCAGCGATGTGATCGCACTTAAACGCAACGGCGATGTATCTGTGCATTATGTGGACAGCATCGGCTTCAAAGATTTACAGGGGTTTCTGGACAAGCAGCCGGAACGCCCTTCGGTGCTGATGAATCTCAAGGAAAAGTGCGATGCCCCGGAGTGCAATCCTACCGTCTGCCGGAAAGCGAGGGATGAACATGAACTTTGA
- a CDS encoding LPD16 domain-containing protein — MEQKTEALYLINGDRFLHLRETGAGVGFATYNCANGAPLESGQISKQNLPPDGRNAIPAARNWYLFELSSDDRKAIQEVSLQHLDTIPQSGVRRRRIWDDPTIPRDDVRLINSHYDDLYRVPNHGVIQVDRSDGSSYTARVEHLDDYHFDLGEYGNVYHIAQFGEMMERTGSTAYPEIQTQDEQGAWELGGKGYLAIQSCEDGWDYTLYHSDYSVLDGGQIDAPELTIQEAREQILEAHHMEKGRRLLQDYDAVMDKVAETEELSADHRPSTLEKLAALASDTSAPKSSARSAPEL, encoded by the coding sequence ATGGAGCAGAAAACGGAAGCCCTCTATCTCATCAACGGAGACAGGTTTTTGCATTTGCGGGAAACCGGTGCCGGTGTCGGCTTTGCCACCTACAACTGCGCGAACGGTGCGCCGCTGGAAAGCGGTCAGATTTCCAAGCAAAATCTGCCGCCGGATGGCCGCAACGCCATTCCTGCCGCCCGGAACTGGTATCTGTTTGAGCTTTCCAGCGATGACCGCAAGGCGATTCAGGAGGTCAGCTTGCAGCACCTCGATACCATCCCGCAGTCTGGTGTCCGCAGGCGGCGCATCTGGGATGACCCCACGATTCCCAGAGATGATGTCCGGCTTATCAACAGCCACTATGATGATCTCTACCGTGTGCCGAATCATGGTGTGATTCAGGTTGACCGTTCCGATGGCAGCAGTTACACGGCGCGTGTGGAGCATCTGGACGATTATCACTTCGATCTGGGAGAGTATGGGAACGTCTATCATATCGCTCAGTTTGGCGAGATGATGGAGCGCACTGGCTCGACCGCCTATCCTGAAATCCAGACACAGGACGAGCAGGGCGCATGGGAGCTGGGCGGCAAAGGCTATCTTGCCATCCAGTCCTGTGAAGATGGCTGGGATTATACCCTTTATCACAGCGATTATTCTGTGCTGGATGGCGGGCAGATTGATGCACCCGAATTGACAATTCAGGAAGCCCGTGAGCAGATTCTGGAAGCACACCACATGGAAAAGGGCCGGCGGCTACTGCAGGACTACGATGCCGTCATGGACAAAGTTGCGGAAACCGAGGAACTTAGTGCAGATCACCGCCCTTCCACATTGGAAAAGCTGGCAGCACTGGCAAGTGATACGTCTGCGCCAAAATCCTCTGCACGTTCTGCGCCAGAACTGTGA
- a CDS encoding TnpV protein, with amino-acid sequence MNMKNRNVTYSTVGDYQLPNLTLNQPQKPLGRYGRMRRIYLMEHRPVLYNSMLLTGKLHPHLLEVEQAAENQKQQMMTELLKQNPAPDKAKNQLAWVQHMNSLKAQVEEVILMELIYS; translated from the coding sequence ATGAATATGAAGAACAGGAACGTGACCTACTCGACCGTCGGGGACTACCAGCTCCCGAACCTGACCTTGAACCAGCCGCAGAAGCCGCTGGGCAGATACGGCAGGATGCGCCGGATATACCTGATGGAACATCGCCCGGTGCTGTACAACTCGATGCTGCTGACCGGGAAGCTGCATCCACATCTGCTAGAAGTGGAACAGGCAGCGGAGAATCAGAAACAGCAGATGATGACCGAACTGCTGAAGCAGAACCCAGCCCCGGACAAAGCAAAGAATCAACTGGCGTGGGTGCAGCACATGAACAGCCTGAAAGCACAGGTGGAAGAAGTGATCCTGATGGAACTGATTTACAGCTGA
- a CDS encoding plasmid mobilization protein, protein MREKRDEIIILRTTKAEKNRIYEKMLGIGIRSLSAYIRKMALDGYCLHLDLKELRRMAYLLQMCSNNLNQYAKRANECGKVYAADMEDLRQRLDELIDIGRKILARLAEL, encoded by the coding sequence GTGAGGGAAAAACGGGACGAGATCATCATCCTGAGAACCACAAAAGCGGAGAAAAATCGTATCTATGAAAAGATGCTGGGCATAGGCATCCGCAGCCTGAGCGCCTATATCCGCAAGATGGCTCTGGACGGTTACTGCCTGCACCTCGACCTGAAGGAACTGCGCCGCATGGCTTATCTGCTCCAAATGTGCAGCAACAACCTCAACCAGTACGCCAAACGTGCCAACGAGTGCGGCAAAGTCTACGCCGCCGACATGGAGGACCTGCGGCAGCGGCTGGACGAGCTGATCGACATTGGCAGAAAAATTCTCGCTCGGCTGGCAGAACTCTAA